The following coding sequences are from one Arcobacter nitrofigilis DSM 7299 window:
- the tsf gene encoding translation elongation factor Ts: MAGATPKLIKELREKSGAGMLDCKTALNECDGNIDEAMKYLRESGLAKAAKKAGNVAAEGLITILVNDEATKATMVEINSQTDFVAKNDQFIALTNEVTAHVQAEGCSEKEELLKTTINGVNFEEYLNSKIATIGENIVTRKMTTISSDTGVVNGYVHLGKVGVMLAATCAEGAKDKTKDLLKKVAMHAASMKPTVISYKDLDADFIESENKAIIADIEKLNEELVRLGKPLKNIPEFVSKTQLTDEAIATAEAKMKEELIAEGKPEKIIGNIVKGKIARWIEDNTQLDKTYALLSQTYVMDDSMTVEQAIKACDESIEIVEYVRFELGEGIEKKEEDFAAEVAAQMA; the protein is encoded by the coding sequence ATGGCTGGCGCAACTCCTAAATTAATAAAAGAATTAAGAGAAAAATCTGGTGCAGGTATGCTTGATTGTAAAACTGCATTAAATGAGTGTGATGGTAACATTGATGAAGCTATGAAATACTTAAGAGAATCTGGTTTAGCAAAAGCTGCTAAAAAAGCTGGAAATGTAGCTGCTGAAGGATTAATTACTATTTTAGTGAATGATGAAGCTACAAAAGCTACTATGGTAGAAATCAATTCTCAAACTGACTTCGTTGCTAAAAATGATCAATTCATTGCTTTAACAAACGAAGTTACTGCTCATGTACAAGCTGAAGGTTGTTCTGAGAAAGAAGAACTATTAAAAACTACTATCAATGGTGTAAACTTTGAAGAGTATTTAAATAGTAAAATTGCAACAATTGGTGAAAATATCGTAACTAGAAAAATGACAACAATATCTTCTGATACTGGTGTTGTTAATGGTTATGTTCACTTAGGTAAAGTTGGAGTTATGTTAGCTGCTACTTGTGCTGAAGGTGCAAAAGATAAAACTAAAGATTTATTAAAAAAAGTTGCTATGCATGCAGCTTCTATGAAACCAACAGTTATCTCTTATAAAGATTTAGATGCTGATTTTATCGAATCTGAAAACAAAGCAATTATTGCAGATATTGAAAAATTAAATGAAGAGTTAGTAAGACTTGGTAAACCTTTAAAAAATATTCCTGAATTTGTTTCTAAAACTCAATTAACTGATGAAGCTATTGCAACTGCTGAAGCTAAAATGAAAGAAGAATTAATTGCAGAGGGTAAACCTGAAAAAATTATCGGAAACATCGTTAAAGGTAAAATTGCTAGATGGATTGAAGATAATACTCAATTAGATAAAACTTACGCTTTATTATCTCAAACTTATGTTATGGATGATTCAATGACAGTTGAGCAAGCTATCAAAGCTTGTGATGAGTCAATCGAAATCGTTGAGTATGTAAGATTTGAACTTGGTGAAGGTATCGAGAAAAAAGAAGAAGATTTTGCAGCTGAAGTTGCTGCTCAAATGGCTTAA
- a CDS encoding ABC transporter ATP-binding protein, which produces MNDQPILQAKNISHKFDYELFNNVNLSLNEKESIAIIGKSGSGKSTLLNIISSLLKPDDGEVIFENQNIYTIKNKKLLNIRREDFGIIFQAHYLFRGFTANENLQIAQFLSNEKVDEELLKSLDINHVLHQGIGELSGGQQQRLSIARVLTKKPKIIFADEPTGNLDKDTAHDVMNTLFEYIKSNNAGLVLVTHEEDIAFKCDKVYKLVDLELQEIK; this is translated from the coding sequence ATGAACGACCAGCCTATACTACAAGCAAAAAATATCTCTCATAAATTTGATTATGAACTTTTTAATAATGTAAATCTTTCATTAAATGAAAAAGAATCAATAGCTATTATTGGAAAAAGTGGAAGTGGTAAATCAACTTTACTTAATATAATCTCATCTCTTTTAAAGCCAGACGATGGCGAAGTGATTTTTGAAAATCAAAATATTTATACTATAAAGAATAAAAAGCTTTTAAACATAAGAAGAGAAGATTTTGGTATAATATTTCAAGCACATTATCTTTTTAGAGGTTTTACAGCAAATGAAAACTTACAAATTGCTCAATTCTTAAGTAATGAAAAAGTTGATGAAGAACTTTTAAAAAGTTTAGATATTAATCATGTCTTGCATCAAGGTATTGGTGAATTAAGTGGTGGTCAACAGCAAAGATTATCTATTGCTAGGGTTTTAACAAAAAAACCAAAAATAATTTTTGCTGATGAACCAACAGGAAATTTAGATAAAGATACTGCACATGATGTAATGAATACTTTATTTGAATATATAAAGTCTAATAATGCTGGATTAGTTCTTGTAACACATGAAGAAGATATCGCTTTTAAATGTGACAAGGTTTATAAACTAGTTGATTTGGAACTACAGGAGATTAAGTGA
- the gmk gene encoding guanylate kinase, which produces MVNDKKGAILIISGPSGCGKSTLLKEVYKDIDDYYFSISSTTRAPRVGEKDGVDYFFISKEEFLKDIEAGYFLEWAEVHGNYYGTSLKPIEKAVSEGKLAIFDIDVQGHDIAREKLNDLITSVFITTPTLSELENRLNKRATDSKEIIENRIKNAKDEIKHFHKYDYFIVNDDLEKASKQLVSIANITRIKSKLFDPKLPESWLD; this is translated from the coding sequence TTGGTAAATGATAAAAAAGGTGCGATATTAATTATATCAGGACCTAGCGGTTGTGGAAAATCAACTTTATTAAAAGAAGTATATAAAGATATTGATGATTATTATTTCTCTATTTCTTCAACTACAAGAGCTCCAAGAGTTGGAGAAAAAGATGGAGTTGATTACTTCTTTATTAGTAAAGAAGAGTTTTTAAAAGATATTGAAGCTGGTTATTTTTTAGAGTGGGCAGAAGTTCATGGAAACTATTATGGAACATCTTTAAAGCCAATTGAAAAAGCTGTGAGTGAAGGTAAACTTGCTATTTTTGATATTGATGTACAAGGTCATGATATAGCTAGAGAAAAATTAAATGATTTAATTACTTCTGTTTTTATTACAACACCAACTTTGAGTGAACTAGAAAATAGGTTGAATAAAAGAGCAACTGATAGTAAAGAGATTATTGAAAATAGAATAAAAAATGCAAAAGATGAGATAAAACATTTTCATAAGTATGATTATTTTATAGTAAATGATGATTTAGAAAAAGCTAGTAAGCAGTTAGTAAGTATTGCAAATATTACTAGAATCAAAAGTAAACTTTTTGATCCTAAATTACCTGAGAGTTGGTTAGACTAA
- a CDS encoding EAL domain-containing response regulator, with protein sequence MINNISILKNITILYAEDEKSLRDITLNILKGFTNKQFVAENGLEGLELFKKHEEEIDLIITDVNMPQMNGLDMIKEIKKINPNIPIIVATAFSNTEYLLEAIDIGVDKYILKPIDMKKLLQVMSQSLLYHELKDLYVDKLTRLPNRNKLKKDLDLTAQDLMALINIDKFSTINDLFGEDNGNKLLIQFSMIIKQFFSSDDYRVYRIESDKFAVVAKDYAMDIKEFEILCEKFANHIEENAIFIDENEIDLNVTIGIACADNKLAYKYTERVINYARKRFEQILVYDNSFNIQESFEDNIKWVKEVKKGLKEGLFVAFYQPIVNTQTQEIYKYEALIRYINEQGEVIAPIKFLDIAKKAKLYSYIIEIMLLEAIGLIKEQKKRVAVNISFDDITNTKTTKKIYDTLEENKEFVHLLEFEILESEEINNFATVTTFIDKVKSLGCSVGVDDFGAGYSNFNMLTNLNIDFVKIDGSLIKNIDTSKNQQIIVETIADFSKKFGFKTVAEFVSSEEIYEKIKELNIDYCQGYHFGKPESKDKI encoded by the coding sequence ATGATTAATAATATTTCAATTTTAAAAAATATTACGATTTTATATGCGGAAGATGAAAAATCCTTAAGGGACATAACTCTAAACATACTAAAAGGTTTTACAAACAAACAATTTGTAGCAGAAAATGGGCTTGAGGGCTTAGAGCTTTTTAAAAAACATGAGGAAGAAATCGATTTAATCATCACAGATGTAAATATGCCACAAATGAATGGCTTAGATATGATTAAAGAGATAAAAAAAATAAATCCAAATATTCCTATTATTGTAGCAACTGCTTTTTCAAATACAGAATACTTATTAGAAGCCATTGATATTGGAGTTGATAAATATATATTAAAACCAATTGATATGAAAAAACTTTTACAAGTGATGAGCCAATCATTACTTTACCATGAATTAAAAGATTTATATGTTGATAAACTTACAAGACTACCAAACAGAAATAAACTAAAAAAAGATTTAGATTTAACTGCTCAAGATTTAATGGCACTTATTAATATCGATAAATTTTCAACTATCAATGATCTTTTTGGGGAAGATAACGGTAATAAACTATTAATTCAATTCTCTATGATAATAAAACAGTTCTTCTCTTCTGATGATTACAGAGTTTATAGAATAGAGTCTGATAAGTTTGCAGTTGTGGCAAAAGATTATGCAATGGATATCAAGGAGTTTGAAATTCTTTGTGAAAAATTTGCAAATCATATTGAAGAAAATGCTATTTTTATTGACGAAAATGAGATTGATTTAAATGTTACTATTGGTATTGCTTGTGCTGACAATAAATTAGCTTACAAATACACTGAAAGAGTTATTAATTATGCGAGAAAAAGATTTGAACAAATCTTAGTTTATGATAACTCTTTTAATATTCAAGAATCTTTTGAAGATAATATAAAATGGGTAAAAGAAGTAAAAAAAGGTTTGAAAGAAGGCTTATTTGTAGCATTTTATCAACCAATTGTAAATACACAAACCCAAGAAATATATAAATATGAAGCACTTATTAGATATATAAATGAACAAGGTGAAGTAATTGCTCCTATTAAATTTTTAGATATAGCAAAAAAAGCAAAATTATACTCTTACATTATAGAAATAATGTTATTAGAAGCTATTGGATTAATAAAAGAGCAGAAAAAAAGAGTTGCGGTTAATATCTCATTTGATGATATTACAAATACTAAAACAACTAAAAAAATATATGATACCCTAGAAGAAAATAAAGAGTTTGTTCATCTTTTAGAGTTTGAGATATTAGAATCAGAAGAGATAAATAACTTTGCCACAGTTACAACATTTATTGATAAGGTTAAATCTTTAGGTTGTAGTGTAGGTGTTGATGATTTTGGTGCTGGATACTCTAACTTTAACATGCTTACAAATTTAAATATTGACTTTGTAAAAATAGATGGTTCTCTAATAAAAAATATTGATACTTCTAAAAACCAACAAATTATTGTTGAAACAATTGCAGATTTCTCTAAGAAATTTGGATTTAAAACTGTTGCAGAATTTGTATCATCAGAAGAAATTTATGAAAAAATCAAAGAGTTAAATATTGATTACTGTCAAGGTTATCACTTTGGAAAACCTGAGAGTAAAGATAAGATTTAG
- a CDS encoding heavy metal translocating P-type ATPase, which translates to MSKVKCNHCHLEFSESIMIKEEELNFCCKGCQGVYHLLQDQNLDSFYDKLGSKTIQPPLEVSSDLNKFDTQSFEKIYVTEDENGYKKVDLIIEGIHCAACIWLNEKVLYNTDGIIDANINFTNNKAKVVWNSKKIALSQIIEKIRSIGYNAFAYNSKIADEKASLAKRDYFIRMMVAVFATMNIMMLSVGKYTGFFTGITPEVKHLMNLGEFILATPVLFYSGWIFYRGAYYGLKNRILNMDFLVSVGATFTYIYSVFILFGLKGESYFDSVSMIITFVLVGKYLEVLGKKSAVDTLDTIKSQIPLETTLIKDGNKIEVSVEDIQIGDIVELKTGDKASVDGIIIKGESSFDESSISGESLPIYKKVDDVIYSGTLNQDSLVQYRVTKTFKDSTLNSIVTLLEDSLASKPKIEHKANEISKGFSVMILTLSILTFFVWYYFGINLGFDYDGVNHFEKSFIVAISVIVIACPCALALATPIASLIGISELAKKGLLFKEAKFIEELARTTKLVVDKTGTITNGKLSIVKAQILDENIHKLDLLYSLLDSSTHPISISIKEYLKNHYKDLSLKNLINVKTLQAKGMFAKYKNLEDKEFEILGGNQKLIEEFGIKYKFDSQNSVYIFAINKKVIATFELKDEIKDFAKEFVSDSLKNNIDVIMLTGDNENVANYIANEVGIKTVVANINPIQKAKYINKLKEEGHTVVMAGDGVNDSVALSSANVSIAMGNGADISIAVSDIVLLNNSLESLNQAFIISRKTYKFIKQNLTISLIYNLVTIPLAMAGFVIPLVAALSMSLSSLIVVANSLRIKGK; encoded by the coding sequence GTGTCAAAAGTAAAGTGTAATCACTGTCATTTGGAATTCAGTGAAAGTATAATGATAAAAGAAGAAGAGTTGAATTTTTGTTGTAAAGGTTGTCAAGGAGTTTATCATCTCTTACAAGATCAAAATCTTGATTCATTTTATGATAAATTAGGAAGTAAAACTATTCAACCTCCTTTAGAAGTGAGTAGTGATTTAAATAAATTTGATACACAAAGTTTTGAAAAAATCTATGTAACAGAAGATGAAAATGGCTATAAAAAAGTTGATTTGATTATTGAGGGAATCCATTGTGCTGCATGTATTTGGCTAAATGAAAAAGTTTTATATAACACAGATGGAATAATTGATGCAAATATTAATTTTACAAATAATAAAGCAAAAGTAGTTTGGAATAGTAAAAAAATAGCCCTATCACAAATAATAGAAAAAATTAGAAGTATAGGTTATAACGCCTTTGCTTATAACTCTAAAATAGCTGACGAAAAGGCATCATTAGCAAAAAGAGATTATTTTATAAGAATGATGGTGGCAGTTTTTGCAACAATGAATATTATGATGTTATCAGTTGGGAAATATACAGGTTTTTTTACTGGTATTACTCCTGAAGTTAAACATTTGATGAATTTAGGTGAGTTTATATTAGCTACACCTGTTCTTTTTTATAGTGGATGGATTTTTTATAGGGGCGCTTATTATGGCTTAAAAAATCGTATTTTAAATATGGATTTTTTAGTAAGTGTTGGAGCAACTTTTACATATATTTATTCAGTATTTATACTTTTTGGGTTAAAGGGTGAGAGTTATTTTGACTCTGTTAGTATGATTATTACTTTTGTTTTAGTAGGGAAATATCTTGAAGTACTTGGTAAAAAATCTGCAGTTGATACTCTTGATACAATAAAAAGTCAAATACCTTTAGAAACTACACTTATAAAAGATGGAAATAAAATAGAAGTATCTGTAGAAGATATACAAATTGGTGATATAGTAGAATTAAAAACAGGTGATAAAGCAAGTGTTGATGGAATAATTATTAAAGGTGAGAGTTCATTTGATGAGTCATCGATTTCTGGTGAATCCTTGCCTATTTATAAAAAAGTTGATGATGTAATTTATTCAGGAACATTAAATCAAGACTCACTTGTACAATATAGAGTTACAAAAACTTTTAAAGACTCGACTTTAAACTCTATTGTTACTTTATTAGAAGATTCACTTGCCTCAAAACCAAAAATAGAGCACAAAGCAAATGAGATATCAAAAGGATTTTCTGTAATGATTTTGACTTTGTCAATTCTTACTTTTTTTGTTTGGTATTATTTTGGTATTAATTTAGGTTTTGATTATGATGGAGTTAACCATTTTGAAAAATCATTTATCGTAGCAATTTCAGTTATTGTGATAGCTTGTCCTTGTGCTTTAGCCCTTGCTACTCCAATTGCAAGTTTAATTGGAATATCTGAGTTAGCAAAAAAAGGTTTACTTTTTAAAGAAGCAAAATTTATTGAAGAGTTAGCTCGAACTACTAAATTAGTGGTTGATAAAACAGGAACGATTACCAATGGAAAATTATCTATTGTAAAAGCACAAATTTTAGATGAAAATATTCATAAGTTAGATTTATTATACTCGTTATTAGATAGTTCTACTCATCCAATTAGTATCTCAATAAAAGAGTATTTGAAAAATCATTACAAAGACTTGAGTTTGAAGAATTTAATAAATGTTAAAACATTACAAGCAAAAGGTATGTTTGCAAAATATAAAAACTTGGAAGATAAAGAGTTTGAAATTCTTGGTGGAAATCAAAAACTTATTGAAGAGTTTGGTATAAAATATAAATTTGATTCTCAAAATTCTGTATATATTTTTGCTATAAATAAAAAAGTAATTGCAACATTTGAGTTAAAAGATGAAATAAAAGATTTTGCAAAAGAGTTTGTAAGTGATTCTTTAAAAAATAATATTGATGTTATAATGTTAACTGGTGATAATGAAAATGTAGCGAATTATATTGCAAATGAAGTTGGAATCAAAACTGTTGTTGCAAATATAAATCCAATACAAAAAGCAAAATATATTAATAAGTTAAAAGAAGAAGGTCATACTGTTGTAATGGCAGGAGATGGAGTTAATGATTCAGTAGCCCTAAGTAGTGCAAATGTTTCAATTGCTATGGGAAATGGTGCTGATATTTCTATTGCTGTATCGGATATTGTTTTATTGAATAATTCATTGGAAAGTTTAAATCAAGCTTTTATTATCTCTAGAAAAACATATAAATTTATAAAACAAAATTTAACAATATCTTTGATATATAATTTAGTTACAATTCCCCTAGCAATGGCAGGATTTGTAATACCACTAGTTGCTGCATTATCGATGAGTTTAAGTTCATTAATAGTTGTTGCAAACTCACTTAGAATAAAAGGAAAATAG
- the ccoS gene encoding cbb3-type cytochrome oxidase assembly protein CcoS: MIGSTLLMMLVVGLIVSFAILGMFIWGAKTGQFDDTNKMMDGLLFDSQEDLNDAISRENKKEQENEEQKKSKPKN, translated from the coding sequence ATGATAGGAAGTACGCTTTTGATGATGTTAGTTGTTGGGTTAATTGTTTCATTTGCAATTTTAGGTATGTTTATTTGGGGTGCAAAAACTGGACAATTTGATGATACTAATAAAATGATGGATGGGTTACTTTTTGACTCACAAGAAGATTTAAATGATGCAATTAGCAGAGAGAATAAAAAAGAACAAGAAAATGAAGAGCAAAAAAAAAGTAAGCCAAAAAATTGA
- a CDS encoding c-type cytochrome — protein MKKIVLGTVIAAASLFAAANTTACAGCHGANFEKSALGKSQIVKGWSVAKVEKALKGYKAGTYGGAMKGVMKGQVARLSDADIKEIAEKISKL, from the coding sequence ATGAAAAAAATAGTTTTAGGAACAGTGATTGCTGCAGCATCACTTTTTGCAGCTGCAAATACAACTGCATGTGCAGGATGCCATGGTGCAAACTTTGAGAAATCTGCTTTAGGAAAATCTCAAATTGTTAAAGGTTGGTCAGTGGCAAAAGTTGAAAAAGCTCTTAAAGGTTATAAAGCTGGAACTTATGGTGGTGCTATGAAAGGTGTTATGAAAGGTCAAGTTGCTAGACTTTCTGATGCTGATATTAAAGAAATCGCTGAAAAAATTTCTAAATTATAA
- a CDS encoding ATP-binding cassette domain-containing protein — protein MDTNEFVLQIKELSFGYKKSKLIYNNFSLNLKKSEVKSIVGASGSGKSTLFELITKSLKPLKGQITSSKIASIYQDPYSSFHPTYSILEQINDVVSNIDKDELNSLLEELSLDYDLILNRPHKLSGGQLQRCSILRALLMKPELLLVDEATSALDNIIALDVMKLVLKFLPNYGILLITHDMHLASWCSDEIIKLDTYE, from the coding sequence ATGGATACTAATGAGTTTGTTCTTCAAATAAAAGAGTTAAGTTTTGGATATAAAAAAAGCAAATTAATTTATAATAATTTTTCTTTAAATTTAAAAAAATCAGAAGTTAAATCAATTGTTGGAGCTAGTGGAAGTGGAAAAAGTACCCTTTTTGAATTAATTACAAAATCATTAAAGCCTTTAAAAGGGCAGATAACTTCATCTAAAATAGCTTCAATTTATCAAGACCCTTATAGCTCCTTTCATCCTACATATTCAATACTTGAGCAAATAAATGACGTAGTATCTAATATAGATAAAGATGAATTAAATTCTTTACTGGAAGAATTAAGCTTAGATTATGACTTGATATTAAATAGACCACATAAATTAAGTGGTGGGCAACTTCAAAGATGTTCAATCCTTCGTGCACTTTTGATGAAGCCAGAACTTTTGTTAGTTGATGAAGCAACTTCTGCTTTAGATAACATAATCGCACTTGATGTTATGAAGTTGGTATTGAAATTTTTACCTAATTATGGAATACTTCTAATAACTCATGATATGCATTTAGCATCTTGGTGTAGTGATGAAATAATAAAATTGGATACTTATGAATGA
- the hemH gene encoding ferrochelatase: MNENKKALILLNMGGPRDKDELEMFLRNMFNDKNIITVKSDILRSFIASMIVLSRKNSAWKNYEAIGGSSPINKLTEDLVDKLNKTFEDFEVFQVMRYTPPFAAKCVQQLKQKGIEEVILLPLYPQYSTTTTKSSVEDFMSVAKNDFKVRVIEPFYKNEKFNDKVTNDIISSVEDTKLYNLIFSAHGLPQKIVDAGDPYEKQVNEHVKILSEIFKNKEIEFESISLAYQSKVGPLKWLTPSLEDRLKELKDKNVLIYPIAFIVDNSETMFELHIEYEEIAKELGINEYKVVSCVNDSDEFINVIEELIQ, translated from the coding sequence ATGAATGAAAATAAAAAAGCCTTAATTCTTTTAAATATGGGTGGACCAAGGGATAAAGATGAATTGGAGATGTTTTTAAGAAATATGTTTAATGATAAAAATATCATTACTGTAAAAAGTGATATTTTAAGATCTTTTATAGCTTCAATGATTGTGTTAAGTAGAAAAAACTCTGCTTGGAAAAATTATGAAGCTATTGGTGGCTCTTCTCCTATTAATAAACTAACTGAAGATTTAGTTGATAAATTAAATAAAACTTTTGAAGATTTTGAAGTATTTCAAGTGATGAGGTATACTCCACCTTTTGCTGCTAAATGTGTACAACAATTGAAACAAAAAGGTATAGAAGAAGTTATTCTTCTACCTTTATACCCCCAATACTCGACGACAACTACAAAATCTTCTGTGGAAGATTTTATGTCAGTAGCAAAAAATGATTTTAAAGTAAGAGTAATAGAACCTTTTTATAAAAATGAAAAATTTAATGATAAAGTTACTAATGACATAATAAGTAGTGTTGAAGATACAAAGTTATACAATTTGATTTTTTCAGCACATGGCTTACCCCAAAAAATAGTAGATGCTGGGGATCCATATGAAAAACAAGTAAATGAACATGTAAAAATTTTATCTGAAATATTTAAAAACAAAGAAATAGAATTTGAATCAATTTCTTTAGCATATCAATCTAAAGTTGGACCATTAAAATGGCTAACTCCATCTTTAGAAGATAGATTAAAAGAGTTAAAAGATAAAAATGTACTTATTTATCCAATTGCTTTTATAGTAGATAATTCTGAAACTATGTTTGAACTACATATTGAATATGAAGAAATAGCAAAAGAGTTAGGAATAAATGAGTATAAAGTAGTTAGTTGTGTAAATGATAGTGATGAATTTATAAATGTGATAGAAGAGTTGATACAATAA
- the amrA gene encoding AmmeMemoRadiSam system protein A, with the protein MSNSIILEIARDAIEEELFDKAKIDRVDLEASYDLLNEQRACFVTLYSDGRLRGCIGSLFPTRKLIDDIVVNAQNAAFRDFRFQPLSKKEFANVEIEVSLLSIPKIVIYDSIEELREKIRPNIDGVILKQEQNQATFLPQVWEDLPTFDEFFEQLSLKAGLDIDSLTHFPEIFTYQVEKVK; encoded by the coding sequence ATGTCTAATTCCATAATTTTAGAAATAGCAAGAGATGCGATAGAAGAAGAACTTTTTGATAAAGCAAAAATCGACAGAGTTGATTTAGAAGCAAGTTATGATTTACTAAATGAACAAAGAGCCTGTTTTGTGACCCTTTATTCTGATGGAAGATTAAGGGGATGTATTGGTTCTTTATTTCCTACACGAAAACTAATAGATGATATTGTTGTAAATGCACAAAATGCAGCTTTTAGAGACTTTAGATTTCAACCTTTATCAAAAAAAGAGTTTGCTAATGTAGAAATAGAAGTATCTCTTTTATCTATTCCTAAAATTGTAATTTATGATTCAATTGAAGAGTTAAGAGAAAAGATTAGACCAAATATTGATGGTGTTATTTTAAAGCAAGAACAAAATCAAGCAACATTTTTACCCCAAGTTTGGGAAGATTTACCAACTTTTGATGAGTTTTTTGAACAGCTTAGTTTAAAAGCTGGATTAGATATTGATTCACTTACTCACTTCCCTGAAATTTTTACATATCAAGTAGAAAAGGTAAAATGA
- the amrB gene encoding AmmeMemoRadiSam system protein B, translating into MIKNKMNFSGTFYPDDKKELLKYFEVFTANEEKIKLDINPRAIIVPHAGYIYSGSVANVAYNLSKDTKPKRVIVIGPSHRYFLQGASIAQFDSYETPLGDLVIDKEFGSKLIEKYDFLHFVEDAHMEHSTETQIPFIKNYFDVKVLEIVYGKIDAKELSLLVLELLKDKDNFLVISTDLSHFYTLDEANILDGICIDAIKNQDIEKLTKDCEACGKEGVKALLQTAKVFDYKVKFLDYKTSYEITKDKSKVVGYASFLVGESIVI; encoded by the coding sequence ATGATAAAAAACAAAATGAATTTTTCTGGCACATTTTATCCTGATGATAAAAAGGAGCTTTTAAAATATTTTGAAGTTTTTACTGCAAATGAAGAAAAAATCAAATTAGATATCAATCCAAGAGCTATTATTGTACCCCATGCAGGATATATTTATTCTGGAAGTGTTGCAAATGTGGCATATAATCTATCAAAAGATACAAAACCAAAAAGAGTAATAGTAATTGGTCCTTCTCATAGGTATTTTTTGCAAGGTGCCTCTATCGCTCAGTTTGACTCCTATGAAACACCTTTAGGTGATTTGGTTATTGATAAAGAGTTTGGCTCAAAGTTAATTGAAAAATATGATTTTTTGCATTTTGTTGAAGATGCTCATATGGAGCACTCAACTGAGACTCAAATACCTTTTATAAAAAACTATTTTGATGTAAAAGTTTTAGAAATAGTATATGGCAAAATAGATGCTAAAGAGTTGTCTTTATTGGTATTAGAACTTTTAAAGGATAAAGATAACTTTTTAGTAATAAGTACGGATTTAAGTCATTTTTATACTTTAGATGAAGCAAATATTTTAGATGGAATTTGTATTGATGCCATAAAAAACCAAGATATAGAAAAATTGACTAAGGATTGTGAAGCTTGTGGAAAAGAGGGAGTTAAAGCACTTTTACAAACAGCTAAAGTATTTGATTATAAAGTGAAATTTTTAGATTATAAAACAAGTTATGAAATAACAAAGGACAAATCAAAAGTAGTAGGTTATGCTTCTTTTTTAGTAGGAGAGAGTATTGTTATTTAG
- a CDS encoding YdcF family protein: protein MLFSLKKFVSFFLEPFTFGFLVLLLAFIFLLFNSYKKAKVSLFLGLAFIFLISNSVFSNFLISPLENQYKNQKNIDISKVEYILLLGGDFESRAYEVIKLSLKLKDTKIITSGYAGKKLISDALYAKNELISLGINENRIIMQDKPKDTIEEAISIKKLINNKPFILVTSAYHMPRAMKIFKMQGLNPIAMPTNFMAKKQKSNSYLSIKDLKKVSIAIHEYIGLAWLKIKDILSN from the coding sequence TTGTTATTTAGTTTGAAAAAATTTGTTTCATTTTTTTTAGAGCCTTTTACTTTTGGATTTTTAGTTTTATTATTAGCTTTTATATTTTTACTTTTTAATAGTTACAAAAAAGCAAAGGTGAGTCTATTTTTAGGTTTAGCTTTTATATTTTTGATTTCAAATTCGGTGTTTTCTAATTTTTTAATATCACCTTTAGAAAATCAATATAAAAATCAAAAAAATATTGATATTTCAAAAGTAGAATATATTTTATTATTAGGTGGAGATTTTGAATCAAGGGCTTATGAAGTGATAAAATTAAGTCTAAAATTAAAAGATACTAAAATAATAACATCTGGTTACGCTGGCAAAAAATTAATATCTGATGCTTTATATGCAAAAAATGAGTTAATAAGTTTAGGAATAAATGAAAATAGAATTATTATGCAAGATAAACCTAAAGATACTATTGAAGAAGCTATTTCAATAAAAAAACTTATAAATAATAAACCTTTTATTTTAGTAACTAGTGCTTATCATATGCCAAGAGCAATGAAAATATTTAAAATGCAAGGTTTAAACCCAATAGCAATGCCTACTAATTTTATGGCAAAAAAGCAAAAATCTAATAGTTATTTGAGCATAAAGGATTTAAAAAAAGTTAGTATTGCTATTCATGAATACATAGGGCTTGCTTGGTTAAAGATAAAAGATATTTTAAGCAATTAA